The Ascochyta rabiei chromosome 10, complete sequence genome has a window encoding:
- a CDS encoding vesicular-fusion protein S17, with product MAGDPRALLRQAETSLQKASGGFSFFGGRQDKYEAAAEQFVAAANAFRMQKMGKEAGEAFEKAASVQRQQLNEPDDEANSLTEAFKAYRKDDPEAAARCLDKAITHYCSKGNFRRAATHKQNLAELYEVELGDNARAGAAYEEAAGWYESDNAEALANKLWLKTADLVALEGKDYYKAISLYEKVAKTSIQNNLMRWSVKEYLLKAGICQLCTGDQVGVNAALDRYRELDPSFSQQREHQLLCDLTAAVQEGDQEMFADKLFQYDQMSKLDKWKTTLLLRIKATIEETGEDFS from the exons ATGGCTGGCGACCCACGAGCGCTGCTCCGTCAG GCGGAGACCTCGCTGCAGAAGGCATCCGGTGGATTCAGCTTCTTTGGTGGGCGGCAAGACAAGT ACGAGGCAGCAGCTGAACAGTTTGTCGCCGCAGCAAATGCATTCCGCATGCAAAAGATGG GCAAGGAGGCCGGCGAAGCATTCGAGAAGGCAGCCTCAGTCCAGCGCCAACAGCTGAACGAGCCAGACGACGAAGCCAATTCACTCACAGAAGCCTTCA AGGCCTACCGTAAGGACGACCCGGAGGCCGCAGCAAGGTGTTTAGACAAGGCCATCACACACTACTGCAGCAAAGGCAACTTCCGCCGCGCAGCCACTCACAAACAGAACCTTGCCGAACTCTACGAAGTCGAGCTCGGTGACAATGCCCGTGCAGGCGCAGCCTACGAAGAGGCAGCTGGTTGGTATGAGAGT GACAATGCCGAG GCACTTGCAAACAAACTCTGGCTTAAGACAGCCGATCTCGTTGCGCTGGAAGGCAAAGATTACTACAAAGCCATCTCGCTCTACGAAAAGGTTGCCAAGACCTCCATCCAGAACAACCTCATGCGCTGGTCTGTCAAGGAGTACCTCCTCAAGGCAGGAATCTGCCAGCTATGCACTGGCGACCAAGTCGGTGTTAATGCCGCGCTCGACAGGTATAGGGAGCTGGATCCGAGTTTCAGCCAGCAGAGGGAGCATCAGTTGCTGTGTGACCTTACAGCGGCGGTTCAGGAGGGCGATCAGGAGATGTTTGCTGATAAGCTGTTCCAGTACGATCAGATGAGCAAGTTAGACAAGTGGAAGACGACGCTACTGTTGAGGATCAAGGCTACCATTGAGGAGACGGGTGAGGACTTCTCCTAG
- a CDS encoding 40S ribosomal protein S30: MGKVHGSLARAGKVKSQTRKLIHLHPLAHRPQHRPNPISFMTDTMTTQDVVEPQEKKKTPKGRAKKRLTYTRRFVNVTMTGGKRKMNPNPTS, translated from the exons ATGGGTAAGGTTCACGGATCCCTCGCACGTGCCGGAAAGGTCAAGTCTCAGACTC GTAAGCTTATACATCTGCATCCGCTTGCACATCGACCGCAACACCGACCCAACCCGATTTCTTTCATGACGGACACAATGACGACGCAAGACGTG GTTGAGCCccaggagaagaagaagacccCCAAGGGCCGCGCCAAGAAGAGGCTCACTTACACCCGCCGTTTCGTCAACGTCACCATGACCGGCGGCAAGAGGAAG ATGAACCCTAACCCCACCTCGTAA